A single genomic interval of Nonomuraea rubra harbors:
- a CDS encoding SRPBCC family protein, translated as MKLAGSAEIGVDRQRVWAALRDPAVLVRTLPGCERLEETGPDTYRMTINAGVGSIKGVYQGEVALSDPLEPESFTLKARGQGAPGTVDATVLVRLSDLDGGTRVDYDAEAVVGGMIGGVGQRMLGSVAKRTAGDFFAAVEQHLRTSVRTAEPDLPAGLGLPAEPVPASVETHLVPEGRPAPGAVFERPAKARTETRPWVMLAAFGMGAGVALGGVTLGWLLGRGSRHRGA; from the coding sequence ATGAAACTGGCGGGCAGTGCCGAGATCGGCGTGGACAGGCAGCGGGTGTGGGCGGCGCTCAGGGACCCGGCGGTGCTGGTGCGCACCCTTCCCGGGTGCGAGCGGCTGGAGGAGACGGGGCCCGACACGTACCGGATGACGATCAACGCGGGCGTGGGCTCGATCAAGGGCGTCTACCAGGGCGAGGTGGCGCTGTCCGACCCGCTGGAGCCCGAGAGCTTCACGCTCAAGGCCCGCGGGCAGGGCGCGCCGGGCACCGTGGACGCCACCGTCCTCGTACGGCTGAGCGACCTCGACGGCGGCACCCGGGTGGACTACGACGCCGAGGCGGTGGTCGGCGGGATGATCGGCGGGGTGGGGCAGCGCATGCTCGGCTCCGTCGCCAAGCGGACGGCCGGTGACTTCTTCGCGGCCGTGGAGCAGCACCTGAGGACGTCGGTCCGGACCGCCGAGCCTGACCTGCCCGCGGGGCTCGGACTGCCCGCCGAGCCCGTGCCCGCCTCGGTGGAGACGCACCTCGTCCCCGAGGGCCGCCCGGCGCCCGGTGCCGTCTTCGAGCGGCCCGCGAAGGCGCGCACCGAGACGCGGCCGTGGGTGATGCTGGCGGCGTTCGGCATGGGGGCCGGGGTCGCGCTCGGCGGGGTCACCCTGGGCTGGCTGCTGGGCCGCGGGTCACGCCACCGCGGCGCATGA